In the genome of Xanthocytophaga agilis, one region contains:
- a CDS encoding CusA/CzcA family heavy metal efflux RND transporter: MNAFIKNCIAFCLKNRFFTFFITGILAIAGIISFLNTPLDAFPDVTNTQIIIVTEWNGRSAEEVERFVTVPVEVAMNSVQRKTNVRSITMFGLSVMKIIFEDDVDDFFARQQVNNQLRSVQLPEGVDPEVQPPYGPTGEIFRYVLESPTKDTRELLTLQNWTIDRQIRSVPGVADVVAFGGREKIYELQINPTLLSRYDITPLEVYQAVSRSNLNVGGDVIEKNGQAYVVRGIGLLTSIPDIENIIIDNVKGSPILIRNVAQVIESDQPRVGQVGLGDRDDVVEGIVVMRKGENPGQVLKLVKEKIAELNEKVLPADVKMKTFYDRDNLMQYCTDTVMHNLIEGIVFVTVIVFLFMADWRTTLIVSIIIPLALLFAFFCLRLKGMSANLLSLGAVDFGIIIDGAVVMVEGIFVSLDHLAHKQGMEKFNRLSKLGLIKKTGTEMGKAVFFSKLIIITALLPIFSFQKVEGKMFSPLAYTLGFALLGALFFTLTLVPVLCAFLLKKNVRERHNPFVNFFNNSITRAFTWCFRYKKITVGVASVFLAVTLFSARWLGSEFLPQLNEGALWVTAELPMSMSLPKSVEMAKTLRHDLSEFDEVNEVLSQTGRSNDGTDPNGFYFLQFQVDLKPKKEWKRNITTDELIGEMDKKLSQYQGILYNYSQPVVDNVAEAVAGFKASNAVKIFGDDLETLDKLADEVLTQIKDVRGIKDAGILRNVGQPEMQILLHDHLMALYGVSVADAQAVIEMAIGGKTANMKYEGEKRFDIRIRYPQEYRQSEEDIEKLMVPTLHNTKVPLREIATVQTLTGPAFVYRDINKRFIGVKFSVRERDLGSTIAEAEKKVNEKVSLPKGYSIHWTGEFENQVRATKRLTEVVPISLAAIFVLLFITFGNAKDAGLVLINVPFALIGGILALHITGMNFGISAGVGFIALFGICVQNGVILISVFNNNLKQRMPITQAISEGVQSRIRPVVMTAMMAAIGLLPAAVSTGIGSESQKPLAIVIIGGLITATVLTLLVFPIIYWAFNRKKHTVAIQVA, translated from the coding sequence ATGAATGCATTTATTAAAAACTGTATCGCGTTCTGTCTCAAGAACCGTTTCTTTACTTTCTTTATCACAGGGATACTGGCTATTGCCGGGATCATAAGTTTTTTGAATACACCACTGGATGCATTTCCGGATGTGACCAATACACAGATAATCATTGTGACCGAATGGAATGGCCGTAGTGCAGAAGAAGTGGAACGGTTTGTAACGGTTCCTGTTGAAGTGGCTATGAATTCCGTACAGCGCAAAACCAATGTGCGTTCCATTACCATGTTTGGACTGTCTGTGATGAAGATTATTTTTGAAGACGATGTAGACGACTTTTTTGCACGTCAGCAGGTAAATAATCAGCTTCGTTCTGTACAGTTGCCAGAGGGTGTTGACCCTGAAGTACAGCCCCCTTACGGACCCACAGGAGAAATATTCCGGTATGTGCTGGAAAGTCCTACAAAAGATACACGCGAGTTATTGACGCTACAGAACTGGACAATTGACAGACAAATACGTTCTGTACCAGGAGTTGCCGATGTGGTGGCATTTGGTGGTCGTGAAAAGATCTATGAATTACAGATTAACCCTACATTACTGTCCCGCTATGATATCACTCCGCTGGAGGTTTACCAGGCTGTAAGCAGAAGTAACCTGAACGTAGGAGGGGACGTAATCGAAAAGAATGGACAAGCATATGTGGTGCGTGGAATAGGCCTTCTTACATCCATACCAGACATTGAGAATATTATCATTGACAATGTGAAAGGTTCTCCAATTCTGATCAGAAATGTAGCTCAGGTAATTGAGTCCGATCAGCCACGGGTAGGACAGGTAGGATTGGGAGATCGCGATGATGTGGTAGAAGGCATTGTGGTTATGCGCAAAGGCGAGAATCCGGGACAAGTATTGAAGCTGGTTAAAGAGAAGATCGCGGAACTCAACGAAAAGGTATTGCCAGCAGATGTGAAGATGAAGACATTCTATGATCGGGATAACCTGATGCAGTATTGCACAGACACTGTAATGCATAACCTGATTGAGGGAATTGTCTTTGTAACGGTAATTGTATTTTTGTTTATGGCAGACTGGCGGACCACCCTGATTGTGTCAATCATTATTCCGCTAGCTTTGCTGTTTGCTTTTTTCTGTCTGCGATTAAAGGGGATGAGTGCCAACTTGTTGTCACTAGGTGCTGTTGACTTTGGGATTATTATCGATGGGGCAGTGGTCATGGTGGAGGGGATCTTTGTTTCACTGGACCATCTGGCTCACAAACAAGGAATGGAAAAGTTTAACAGGCTTTCCAAACTTGGTTTAATCAAAAAAACAGGTACAGAGATGGGTAAGGCTGTGTTTTTCTCCAAGCTAATTATTATCACTGCCTTATTGCCTATATTCTCGTTTCAGAAGGTAGAAGGTAAAATGTTTTCACCACTTGCCTATACGCTGGGATTTGCATTACTAGGTGCATTATTCTTTACCTTAACACTGGTACCTGTATTGTGTGCTTTCCTGCTAAAGAAGAATGTGCGGGAGCGTCATAATCCATTTGTGAACTTCTTTAACAACTCTATTACCCGAGCCTTTACGTGGTGTTTCCGATACAAGAAAATTACAGTAGGAGTTGCTTCTGTATTTTTAGCCGTTACATTGTTTTCTGCCCGCTGGCTGGGATCTGAGTTTCTGCCACAACTGAATGAAGGGGCATTATGGGTAACTGCTGAGCTTCCTATGAGTATGTCATTGCCGAAGAGTGTAGAAATGGCAAAAACGCTTCGACATGATCTGAGTGAGTTTGATGAGGTAAATGAAGTATTATCTCAAACAGGCAGGTCAAACGATGGGACAGATCCGAATGGTTTTTACTTTCTACAGTTTCAGGTTGACTTAAAGCCTAAGAAAGAATGGAAGCGCAATATTACCACAGATGAGCTGATAGGGGAGATGGACAAGAAGCTTTCTCAATACCAGGGCATCCTGTATAACTATTCTCAGCCTGTAGTGGATAATGTAGCTGAGGCTGTAGCGGGTTTCAAAGCTTCCAATGCAGTCAAGATATTTGGTGATGATCTGGAGACTTTGGATAAGCTGGCTGATGAAGTATTAACTCAAATCAAAGATGTGCGGGGCATTAAGGATGCGGGTATATTGCGCAATGTAGGACAACCCGAAATGCAGATTCTGCTGCATGATCATCTGATGGCGTTGTATGGAGTCAGTGTAGCCGATGCGCAAGCAGTTATTGAGATGGCTATTGGTGGCAAAACTGCCAATATGAAATACGAAGGGGAGAAGCGCTTTGATATCCGTATCCGTTACCCTCAGGAATATCGTCAGAGTGAAGAAGATATTGAGAAGCTGATGGTGCCCACACTGCACAACACCAAAGTCCCTTTGCGTGAAATTGCCACCGTACAAACGTTAACCGGACCTGCTTTTGTGTACAGAGATATAAATAAGCGGTTTATTGGTGTGAAGTTTTCTGTACGGGAAAGAGACCTGGGCAGTACCATTGCTGAAGCGGAAAAGAAGGTAAATGAGAAAGTTTCTTTACCTAAAGGATATTCTATTCACTGGACTGGAGAGTTTGAGAACCAGGTACGGGCAACGAAACGATTAACAGAAGTTGTACCTATCAGTCTGGCTGCCATTTTCGTGCTGTTGTTCATTACTTTCGGAAATGCCAAAGATGCAGGGTTGGTACTGATTAACGTTCCTTTTGCCTTGATAGGAGGGATTCTGGCACTACATATTACAGGTATGAATTTCGGGATATCGGCAGGAGTAGGGTTTATTGCTTTATTTGGTATTTGCGTGCAAAATGGGGTTATTTTGATTTCTGTATTTAATAACAATTTGAAACAGCGAATGCCTATCACACAGGCTATCTCTGAAGGCGTACAATCCCGTATTCGTCCTGTGGTAATGACTGCCATGATGGCCGCTATTGGACTTTTACCGGCTGCTGTGTCAACGGGTATCGGTTCAGAATCACAGAAGCCGCTAGCTATCGTTATTATTGGGGGATTAATTACGGCTACCGTTCTGACATTGCTGGTGTTTCCAATTATATACTGGGCGTTTAACCGAAAGAAACATACGGTGGCTATACAGGTAGCCTGA
- a CDS encoding efflux RND transporter periplasmic adaptor subunit — translation MNLRIYFVLVSCFTGLIGCKQSPPEHKEEKSTFVLSDTMLSRVKITVAKTEPVKAELKLIGKITPDDNKLVEVFPLVGGNVMDVNAELGDYVEKGQILAVIRSGEVADYERQMIDAQSDLLMDQKNLRVAEDLFESKLNSERDVTAARKEVEKSQAELNRIQEIFRIYGLGKQSEYQVKAPISGFVIEKHINRDMQLRSDNAENIFTIAQINDVWVSANVYETDIARIKVGMEADVQTISYGDKIFHGKVDRIFNILDPETKTMKVRVKLQNPDYALKPEMNATVTLHFNEDKQMLSVPSSAVIFDKSKHFVMVFKDRYNIETREVELYKQANSMAYIQSGLQEAEKVVSQNQLFIYDALND, via the coding sequence ATGAATCTGAGAATCTATTTCGTATTGGTGTCTTGTTTTACAGGACTTATTGGCTGCAAGCAATCCCCTCCGGAGCATAAAGAAGAGAAATCCACTTTTGTGTTGAGTGATACCATGTTATCACGGGTAAAAATAACCGTCGCGAAAACAGAACCTGTAAAGGCAGAACTAAAACTGATTGGGAAAATCACTCCAGACGATAACAAATTGGTTGAGGTATTTCCGCTGGTAGGAGGGAATGTAATGGATGTGAATGCGGAATTAGGTGACTATGTCGAAAAAGGTCAGATTCTGGCAGTGATACGCAGCGGAGAAGTAGCTGACTATGAAAGACAAATGATTGATGCCCAAAGTGATCTTCTGATGGACCAGAAAAATCTTCGTGTTGCAGAAGATTTATTTGAAAGTAAACTGAACTCTGAGCGGGATGTGACTGCTGCACGAAAAGAAGTTGAAAAATCACAAGCCGAATTGAATCGTATTCAGGAAATCTTCAGAATCTACGGACTGGGTAAGCAATCAGAATATCAGGTAAAAGCGCCCATTAGCGGATTTGTGATTGAAAAACATATCAACCGGGATATGCAGTTACGGTCTGATAATGCCGAAAATATTTTCACGATTGCGCAGATCAATGATGTATGGGTGTCTGCAAACGTCTATGAGACAGACATTGCCCGCATAAAAGTAGGAATGGAGGCCGATGTACAAACCATTAGTTATGGCGATAAAATATTCCACGGGAAAGTAGACCGTATTTTTAACATTCTGGATCCGGAAACAAAGACGATGAAGGTACGAGTGAAACTGCAAAATCCGGATTATGCCTTGAAGCCAGAGATGAATGCAACTGTGACACTACATTTTAACGAGGATAAACAGATGCTTTCTGTCCCTTCTTCAGCCGTAATTTTTGACAAGAGTAAGCATTTCGTAATGGTTTTTAAGGACCGATACAATATTGAAACACGAGAAGTTGAGCTGTACAAGCAAGCAAACAGTATGGCTTACATCCAATCTGGACTACAGGAAGCAGAGAAAGTCGTTAGCCAGAATCAGTTGTTTATCTATGATGCTTTAAATGATTGA
- a CDS encoding TolC family protein codes for MNVLKWKKLPDRWLGISLCLFFIQIGVVQAQDTLRISLNQADSIFLNQNLRLLAEKYAIEASKAQLAQTKLWDNPQLSTEWSLYNNLNRKVLDVGSAGQKTFSIQQLVVLAGKRNKRVAMSRENTRMSEFAFYDLLRTLKFELRRSFYHIAFSTQTIERFTNQLAVLDNTISALETQYNKNNISLKDVVRLKAAYYQLNNDKTQLLASIANEHLQLQLLLQTSRPVVPILDESMMQQYDFQKTQSQNLIDLAITNRSDLHIVESQVKQAEMHYRLQKSLAIPDLSIGASYDQAGSYIPHYLALTVGLDLPVFNRNQGNIKMAKSEASMMQLQQQNKQLEVRNEVAASLNKLRQIEDEYKKVDTNFRTQFEQLNTGVLTSFRKQNVSLLEFVDLFEAYNQSIEQLNRLRIARIESFEELNYVVGVELFR; via the coding sequence ATGAATGTACTGAAATGGAAAAAGCTGCCTGACAGGTGGCTAGGGATCTCTTTGTGTTTATTTTTTATACAGATCGGTGTAGTGCAAGCCCAGGATACGCTTCGTATCTCATTGAATCAGGCAGATAGTATTTTTCTGAATCAGAATCTACGATTACTGGCAGAGAAATATGCTATCGAAGCCTCAAAAGCGCAATTGGCTCAAACAAAGCTATGGGATAATCCACAACTTTCTACTGAATGGAGCTTGTACAATAACCTAAACCGGAAAGTACTGGATGTAGGATCAGCCGGACAGAAAACATTTAGTATTCAGCAGTTGGTTGTGTTAGCAGGTAAGCGAAATAAGAGAGTAGCAATGTCCAGAGAAAACACACGAATGTCTGAGTTTGCTTTTTATGATCTGTTACGTACACTGAAATTTGAGTTGCGTCGGAGCTTTTATCATATAGCTTTTTCTACACAAACTATCGAACGTTTTACGAATCAGCTTGCTGTATTGGATAATACTATTTCTGCTTTAGAGACGCAATACAATAAAAATAATATCTCTCTGAAAGATGTAGTGCGCTTGAAAGCTGCTTACTATCAATTGAATAATGATAAGACACAGTTGCTGGCTTCCATTGCAAACGAACACCTTCAGTTGCAGCTATTGCTGCAAACAAGCCGTCCGGTTGTACCGATACTGGATGAAAGTATGATGCAGCAATATGATTTCCAGAAAACACAATCACAGAACCTGATAGATCTTGCCATCACCAATCGGTCAGACCTGCATATAGTGGAAAGTCAGGTAAAGCAAGCAGAAATGCACTATCGTCTTCAGAAGAGCCTGGCAATTCCTGACTTATCCATTGGTGCAAGTTATGACCAGGCAGGTAGTTACATTCCTCATTATCTGGCTCTTACAGTAGGGTTGGATCTACCTGTATTTAACCGCAATCAGGGAAATATAAAAATGGCTAAGAGTGAGGCTTCTATGATGCAATTGCAACAGCAAAACAAACAACTGGAAGTACGGAATGAAGTGGCTGCATCACTCAATAAGCTACGTCAGATAGAAGATGAATACAAAAAGGTAGATACCAACTTCAGGACTCAGTTTGAGCAATTAAATACAGGTGTACTGACAAGCTTCCGGAAACAGAATGTGTCCTTACTGGAATTTGTAGACTTGTTTGAAGCCTATAACCAGAGTATAGAGCAACTAAACCGATTGCGAATTGCCCGTATTGAATCCTTTGAGGAGTTAAACTATGTCGTGGGAGTTGAGCTCTTCCGTTAA
- a CDS encoding ATP-binding protein — protein sequence MFQHKIIVPHKVRLAVLFSGLVAIILLITSLITYLFYSSFRKEEFYDRLEEKALNTARLLIDVREIDNDILKIIDQNTINKLYEEKVLVFDPQNRLIYSSIDDHKVNYSPTLLQHIREQHKIEYTDKESEIIGLFYNEKGQNNVVIASAYDKYGRRKLNNLIYTLAIAGSLGMLLTGVAGYYYVQQTFKPVELLNEKIARINATNLQEKLTIENRDEEINRLAQNFNYMLDRLSLAFETQKNFVQHASHELRTPLATLVAQLEAARKKSRSIEEYQALLASLQEDLDKLTNITNSLLLLARYDKIRLEADAQRVRIDELLFEAVEDVKMHLPQAIVSVGFQEIPDDDTLLTVQGQGLMLKNSFVNLIENACKYSDNQSAQVLIHAQKDRILIQFFNEGSPLSDTETSRIFQPFFRGQNASGKRGFGLGLSMVRRIIEAHGGTISYQVSDNQINIFSLVLPHQF from the coding sequence ATGTTTCAGCATAAAATTATAGTACCGCATAAAGTACGACTGGCTGTACTATTCAGTGGGTTGGTAGCTATTATTCTGCTCATCACTTCTTTAATAACCTATTTATTTTATTCTTCTTTTCGAAAAGAAGAATTCTATGATCGCCTGGAAGAGAAGGCTCTCAATACTGCCCGGTTGCTGATTGACGTTCGGGAGATTGATAATGATATATTGAAAATAATTGATCAGAACACCATTAATAAATTATACGAAGAAAAAGTACTGGTATTTGACCCTCAAAACAGATTGATCTACAGTAGTATAGATGATCACAAGGTAAACTATTCTCCTACACTGCTGCAACACATCCGCGAACAACATAAGATTGAGTATACAGACAAAGAAAGTGAGATCATTGGGTTATTTTACAATGAAAAAGGCCAGAACAATGTGGTCATTGCATCTGCCTATGACAAATACGGGAGACGCAAACTAAATAATCTGATTTATACACTTGCTATTGCTGGAAGTCTGGGAATGCTTCTGACAGGCGTAGCTGGCTATTATTATGTGCAGCAAACATTCAAACCTGTCGAATTGCTGAATGAAAAGATTGCACGTATCAATGCGACTAACCTGCAGGAGAAATTAACTATTGAGAACAGAGATGAGGAGATAAACCGATTAGCACAAAATTTTAATTACATGCTGGACAGGCTGTCATTGGCTTTTGAAACCCAGAAAAACTTTGTGCAACATGCCTCACATGAACTAAGAACTCCCTTGGCTACATTAGTCGCTCAATTAGAGGCCGCTCGTAAGAAATCCCGCTCAATAGAAGAATACCAAGCCCTATTAGCTTCCTTGCAGGAAGACCTGGATAAACTCACCAACATCACCAACTCTTTATTGCTCCTGGCCAGGTATGATAAGATCCGGCTGGAAGCAGATGCACAACGTGTTCGTATTGATGAATTATTGTTTGAGGCTGTTGAGGATGTAAAAATGCATTTACCACAGGCAATAGTAAGTGTTGGTTTTCAGGAAATTCCGGATGATGATACTCTTCTGACTGTGCAGGGACAGGGGTTAATGCTGAAAAATAGCTTTGTCAACCTAATTGAAAATGCCTGTAAATATTCTGATAATCAGTCCGCTCAGGTATTAATCCACGCACAAAAGGATCGGATTCTTATTCAATTCTTTAATGAAGGATCGCCTTTGTCTGATACAGAGACTTCCCGTATCTTTCAACCCTTCTTCAGAGGGCAAAATGCCAGCGGAAAAAGAGGTTTTGGATTAGGTTTGTCTATGGTGCGGAGAATTATTGAAGCACATGGAGGGACTATATCTTATCAAGTATCTGATAATCAGATTAATATTTTTTCATTAGTACTGCCACACCAATTTTAA
- a CDS encoding response regulator transcription factor, protein MNTKILLAEDEPKLAANIRETLTDSGFDVQVAFDGTVAERLYKSIDYQLVILDVNLPYKNGFELCKLFRQQNKDIPIIMLTALGELDDKILAFDAGADDYLVKPFHFQELLARIQVFLKRSVQHTALEEKIMVADLQIDLLEKKARRGGKEIELTMREFSLLELLAQANGRVVSKVEIAEKVWDVNFDTGTNTIEVYISFLRNKIDKPFDRKLIHTKPGFGYYLKDVSA, encoded by the coding sequence ATGAATACAAAAATCCTCCTGGCAGAAGATGAACCCAAACTGGCAGCAAATATTCGGGAAACATTGACAGACTCCGGATTTGATGTGCAGGTAGCTTTTGATGGAACTGTCGCAGAGAGACTATATAAAAGCATTGATTATCAGTTGGTTATATTAGATGTGAACCTGCCTTATAAGAATGGATTTGAGTTGTGTAAATTGTTTCGACAACAGAATAAGGATATACCGATTATTATGTTAACTGCGTTAGGCGAACTGGATGATAAGATACTGGCCTTTGATGCAGGAGCTGATGACTATCTGGTAAAGCCTTTTCACTTTCAGGAATTACTGGCACGTATTCAGGTGTTCTTGAAACGGTCTGTACAACATACAGCATTGGAAGAGAAAATAATGGTGGCTGACTTGCAGATTGATTTGTTGGAAAAAAAAGCCAGAAGGGGAGGTAAAGAGATAGAGTTGACCATGCGGGAGTTTTCTCTGCTGGAATTACTGGCTCAGGCAAATGGAAGGGTAGTCTCCAAAGTGGAAATAGCTGAAAAAGTGTGGGATGTGAATTTTGATACAGGAACAAATACCATTGAAGTCTATATTAGCTTCCTGCGAAATAAAATTGATAAACCTTTTGATAGAAAACTTATTCATACCAAGCCGGGGTTTGGCTATTATCTGAAAGATGTTTCAGCATAA
- a CDS encoding zinc ribbon domain-containing protein: MELTVAQKLEALLHLQTIDSKLDEILKIRGDLPEEVQDLEDEIAGYQTRIGKFEKEIDVLDGEIEQHRLAKKDAEKLINKYKDQQMNVRNNREYDAISKEIELQNLEMELSDKRIGEANSKINRKKDEIQGVQNTLSERKKDLDNKKKELDVITSENQEEEKRLIAEREKQAEQIEDRLLRSYTKIRSNAQNGLAVVLVRRGACGGCFNIVPPQRQVEIREKKKIIVCEHCGRVFADVEEVPLEKPKKIMADLRQ, translated from the coding sequence ATGGAACTTACTGTTGCTCAAAAACTCGAAGCTCTTCTCCATCTCCAAACCATTGATTCCAAATTAGACGAAATTCTGAAAATTCGCGGTGATCTTCCTGAAGAAGTTCAGGATCTGGAAGATGAGATTGCCGGCTATCAGACACGTATCGGAAAATTTGAGAAGGAAATAGATGTGCTGGATGGAGAAATCGAGCAACACCGACTGGCTAAGAAAGACGCAGAGAAGCTGATCAACAAATACAAAGATCAGCAGATGAATGTGCGTAATAATCGCGAATATGATGCCATCAGCAAGGAAATAGAATTACAAAATCTGGAGATGGAGCTTTCTGATAAGCGTATTGGTGAAGCAAATAGCAAAATCAATCGGAAGAAAGATGAGATTCAGGGCGTACAAAACACGCTTAGTGAACGGAAGAAAGATCTGGACAATAAGAAAAAAGAGTTGGATGTAATTACATCTGAAAATCAAGAAGAAGAGAAACGTTTGATAGCTGAACGTGAAAAGCAGGCAGAACAAATTGAAGATCGTTTACTACGGTCATACACTAAAATTCGTTCCAATGCACAAAATGGCTTAGCTGTAGTGTTGGTAAGACGTGGTGCCTGTGGTGGTTGCTTTAATATTGTTCCTCCCCAACGTCAGGTTGAAATCCGTGAGAAGAAGAAAATTATTGTTTGTGAACATTGCGGCCGTGTATTTGCCGATGTAGAAGAAGTGCCTCTTGAGAAACCTAAAAAGATAATGGCAGATCTTCGTCAATAA